Proteins co-encoded in one Vigna radiata var. radiata cultivar VC1973A unplaced genomic scaffold, Vradiata_ver6 scaffold_134, whole genome shotgun sequence genomic window:
- the LOC106753574 gene encoding uncharacterized protein LOC106753574, which produces MLARSQLFGATKREVGKVRKSGGRRKGLKRLRSRTLHPKQYWLRVRLPPRLPARRHWSEEQAVAVGGEKSQIYRSEGPASALKDPSSIPNVSEAIASLSSTVEANSLREKRRCSFAPRLHRGQSSEPPCLRWRKSRRVRRFGLYLCYPNLLSFLFKTKRPKALRYVVVTEANKGIGFAICKQLASNGFIVVFTARDEKRGVEAVEKLKELGLPGHVVFHQLDVIDPKSITSLVDFIKNQYGKLDILRKVVVGCWLNEICRGKFDVSFGCWLHLT; this is translated from the exons ATGTTAGCCAG gtCACAACTGTTCGGCGCAACAAAAAGAGAAGTTGGAAAAGTTCGGAAGAGCGGAGGAAGAAGGAAGGGTTTGAAGCGTCTTCGATCTCGGACCCTACACCCGAAACAATAT TGGCTCCGAGTGCGACTTCCACCTCGCCTGCCAGCGCGTCGCCACTGGAGTGAAGAGCAAGCGGTGGCCGTTGGCGGTGAAAAATCTCAGATCTACAGATCTGAAGGCCCCGCTTCCGCCCTTAAAGACCCCTCCTCCATTCCCAACGTCTCTGAAGCCATAGCCTCACTTAGCTCTACCGTAGAAGCCAACTCCTTAAGAGAGAAACGTCGTTGCTCCTTCGCGCCACGTCTTCACCGAGGCCAGTCGTCGGAGCCGCCTTGCTTACGTTGGAGGAAGTCACGCCGTGTACGACGGTTCGGCCTCTACCTTTGCTACCCTAaccttctctcttttctttttaaaacaaaacgCCCTAAAGCCCTAAG GTATGTTGTTGTGACAGAAGCAAATAAGGGAATTGGATTTGCAATATGTAAGCAATTGGCTTCAAATGGGTTCATTGTGGTGTTCACAGCCAGAGATGAGAAGAGGGGTGTTGAAGCTGTTGAGAAACTCAAAGAACTTGGTCTCCCTGGCCATGTGGTTTTTCATCAACTTGATGTTATTGATCCGAAAAGTATAACATCGCTGGTAGATTTCATCAAAAACCAGTATGGGAAACTGGATATCTTG AGAAAAGTGGTTGTTGGCTGTTGGCTTAACGAAATTTGCAGAGGAAAATTTGATGTCTCATTTGGCTGTTGGCTCCATTTGACGTAG